The following proteins are co-located in the Gloeocapsa sp. PCC 7428 genome:
- a CDS encoding ABC transporter permease, with amino-acid sequence MDLNEFFLIRYAPEILQETGTHLLIVAIAVGIATLIGIPLGILITRQVRWRQPILGIANILQTIPSLALFGFLISVPIIGGIGAQTAIIALTLYSFLPIIRNTYTGITSVDPAIREAGRGMGMTDRQLLLQVEIPLALSFILAGVRVATVIAIGIATIAAAIGAGGLGVFVFRGIAMVNNQLILAGAIPAAILAILADWGIGLIERRLLKRRSHAKAKGF; translated from the coding sequence ATGGATTTAAACGAATTTTTTCTCATTAGATACGCCCCAGAAATTTTACAAGAAACGGGGACGCATTTATTAATTGTGGCGATCGCAGTTGGTATTGCAACTTTAATCGGTATTCCTTTAGGAATTCTCATCACGCGTCAAGTACGCTGGCGACAACCGATTTTGGGTATTGCAAATATCTTGCAGACGATTCCAAGTTTAGCACTTTTCGGCTTTTTAATTTCCGTACCCATCATCGGCGGAATTGGAGCGCAAACCGCAATTATTGCCTTAACTTTATACTCTTTTCTCCCCATTATTCGCAATACTTACACGGGAATTACCAGCGTCGATCCCGCAATTCGCGAAGCTGGGCGCGGTATGGGAATGACCGATCGACAATTGCTCTTACAAGTCGAAATTCCCCTAGCCTTAAGCTTTATTTTAGCGGGAGTGCGCGTTGCTACGGTGATTGCGATCGGGATTGCAACAATCGCCGCTGCGATCGGCGCTGGGGGTTTGGGCGTTTTCGTCTTTCGCGGTATTGCTATGGTAAACAATCAACTCATTCTCGCAGGAGCAATTCCCGCCGCAATATTAGCAATTCTAGCCGACTGGGGTATCGGTTTAATCGAGCGACGTTTACTAAAAAGGCGATCGCACGCCAAAGCTAAGGGTTTTTAA
- a CDS encoding Uma2 family endonuclease, whose product MVQSSQTHSPTYPPTDLLSNEPPLETYRHLRQLIVLLTSLERLWQNRQDFFAGGNLSIYYSIRQIKSEDVKGPDFFVVLNTERKERKSWTVWEEEGKYPNFILEILSESTAKNDRGLKKQLYQDVFRTPNYFWFDPYTLEFAGFKLNYRIYEPLIPNEQGWLWSDELQLYLGIVGEQLRFFTPEGQLVPTPEEAEAEERRRAEIERQRANAAEAKVELLQQKLRELGIEIEE is encoded by the coding sequence ATGGTACAAAGCAGTCAAACGCATTCTCCAACCTATCCTCCCACTGATTTACTAAGTAACGAACCGCCGTTGGAAACCTATCGTCACCTTAGACAACTTATCGTACTTCTCACTTCGCTAGAACGCTTGTGGCAAAATCGGCAAGATTTTTTTGCTGGAGGTAACTTAAGCATTTACTACAGCATTCGTCAGATTAAATCAGAGGATGTCAAAGGACCAGATTTTTTTGTTGTTTTAAACACTGAACGTAAAGAGCGCAAAAGCTGGACAGTTTGGGAAGAGGAAGGAAAGTATCCTAACTTCATTTTGGAGATTCTTTCCGAATCTACTGCTAAAAATGACCGAGGTTTAAAAAAACAGTTGTATCAGGATGTGTTTCGCACGCCAAATTACTTCTGGTTTGACCCTTATACTTTAGAATTTGCGGGTTTTAAACTCAATTACCGTATTTATGAACCACTCATCCCGAATGAGCAAGGATGGCTGTGGAGTGATGAATTGCAGTTGTATTTGGGGATTGTCGGCGAACAGTTGCGGTTTTTTACGCCAGAAGGTCAATTAGTTCCAACTCCAGAGGAAGCCGAAGCAGAAGAACGAAGACGGGCGGAAATTGAACGACAACGGGCTAATGCGGCGGAAGCAAAAGTAGAATTACTACAGCAAAAGTTGCGCGAATTGGGGATTGAGATTGAAGAGTGA
- a CDS encoding glycine betaine ABC transporter substrate-binding protein: MRKFIPLCFVTFSLVLAIASCNPSTTTGGGGDIIVASKDFTEQDILGELLAQHIENTTGLSVDRRLHLGGTFVCHQALLAGQIDTYIEYTGTAFTGILKQKPIGDPQAVYQQVRSSYAEQFDLEVTSPLGFENTFAIIVRGEDARAYNLQTISQAAQYTPQWQAGFGYEFIQREDGFPGLAQTYNLQFARSPRVMDLGLMYRALIDRQVDMVAGNSTDGQIARLDLAILEDDKRYFPPYEAAPIIRQATLKKYPQLLPAMQQLGDLITEDEMRSLNYQVEGELRDIKEVVSEFLQAKIPPKNAKK, encoded by the coding sequence ATGAGAAAATTTATTCCGCTGTGCTTTGTGACTTTTAGTTTAGTTCTGGCGATCGCTAGCTGTAACCCCAGCACAACAACAGGTGGCGGTGGTGATATTATTGTTGCTTCTAAAGACTTTACTGAACAAGATATTCTCGGTGAACTTTTGGCGCAACATATCGAAAATACCACCGGATTAAGCGTTGATCGCCGCTTACATTTGGGTGGAACTTTTGTTTGTCATCAAGCATTACTCGCTGGACAAATTGATACTTATATTGAATACACAGGTACAGCTTTCACTGGTATTTTAAAACAAAAACCGATCGGCGATCCGCAAGCAGTTTATCAACAAGTCAGATCGTCCTATGCAGAACAATTTGACCTGGAAGTCACATCCCCTTTAGGCTTTGAAAATACCTTTGCGATTATTGTTCGCGGTGAAGATGCAAGAGCATATAATCTACAAACAATTTCGCAAGCTGCACAATATACTCCCCAATGGCAAGCAGGCTTTGGCTACGAATTTATTCAACGCGAAGATGGATTTCCTGGACTTGCTCAAACCTATAACTTACAATTTGCGCGATCGCCCCGTGTCATGGATTTAGGCTTAATGTATCGTGCGTTAATTGATCGGCAAGTTGATATGGTTGCAGGTAACTCTACCGACGGACAAATTGCCCGATTAGATTTAGCGATTCTTGAAGACGATAAACGCTATTTCCCCCCTTACGAAGCTGCACCCATCATCCGCCAAGCAACTTTGAAGAAATACCCTCAGCTACTACCTGCAATGCAACAACTTGGCGATTTAATTACTGAAGATGAAATGCGCAGTCTTAACTACCAAGTCGAAGGCGAATTACGCGATATTAAAGAAGTTGTGAGTGAATTTTTACAGGCTAAAATTCCACCAAAAAATGCGAAAAAGTAA
- a CDS encoding aminotransferase class IV, with protein MTYIYYLNGKYVAADEACLPINDLGIVRGYGVFDFLRTYNGVPFKLREHVQRLQKSAELIGLNLPWSTLEIEAIAQETFNRNHLPDANIRIIATGGIATDFITPCGEPSLIVIVTPVTEYPEAYYKQGVKVITVQTQRFIPGAKSLNYISAIMALQQAKQVNAVEALYVNQHHVLEGTTTNLFVFRDHKLITPKENILHGITREVVLELAKNKFEIVEQPIYYSDLNRCDEAFITATNKEIMPVTQIDDLQISNGKPGENTQHLMHLFHNYTRLGNW; from the coding sequence ATGACATATATCTATTATCTGAATGGGAAATATGTTGCGGCTGATGAAGCTTGTTTACCAATCAACGATTTAGGAATCGTCCGAGGATACGGTGTATTTGATTTTTTACGGACATACAACGGAGTGCCATTCAAACTCCGCGAACACGTACAAAGACTACAAAAATCAGCAGAATTAATTGGGTTAAATTTACCATGGTCAACGTTAGAAATTGAGGCGATCGCGCAAGAGACATTCAACCGCAATCATCTTCCAGACGCAAACATTCGCATCATCGCTACAGGCGGTATCGCAACCGATTTCATCACTCCTTGCGGCGAACCCAGCTTAATTGTCATTGTGACTCCGGTAACAGAATATCCCGAAGCATATTACAAACAAGGCGTCAAAGTTATTACAGTCCAAACGCAGCGATTCATACCAGGAGCAAAGAGTCTCAACTACATCTCTGCAATCATGGCATTACAACAAGCCAAACAAGTTAATGCAGTTGAAGCACTATATGTAAATCAGCATCACGTTTTAGAAGGAACAACGACAAACTTATTCGTCTTTCGAGATCATAAACTCATTACCCCAAAAGAAAATATCCTTCACGGTATTACCAGAGAAGTTGTTTTAGAACTCGCCAAAAACAAGTTTGAGATTGTCGAACAGCCAATTTACTACAGCGACTTAAATCGTTGTGACGAAGCATTCATCACCGCCACCAACAAAGAGATTATGCCAGTTACGCAAATCGACGATCTGCAAATCTCCAACGGCAAACCAGGAGAAAACACGCAACACCTTATGCATCTGTTTCACAACTATACAAGATTGGGTAATTGGTAA
- the ggt gene encoding gamma-glutamyltransferase gives MPVACKYKPFTLVAISLCFITPAKAAIAAFVQPLRTKQAMVVSAHPLASEAGLEILRQGGNAVDAAVATTFAISVVEPFSAGIGGGGFLLLHQPGKEMRALDFRERAPLKATRNMYLDAQGKVRPNASIDGYLSVAVPGTVAGMYEVHRQYGKLPWATLMAPAIRYARDGFVVSQRYTNAAESRQAAILANPAARQIFTRDGRMYQAGEKLVQRDLAKTLQSVAQNPQSFYTENIARAIASDMAKNGGLITLTDLKIYQPIWRTPVCGNFRNYRVCSMPPPSSGGVHLLQMLNIIGNTDLKSLLWRNPDALHLMVEAMRIAYADRSEHLGDPDFVKVPVQQLISRDYALQRRQEIRMDSVRRSSEVKPVDRQTLLRYIKGKESSDTSHLTVIDPQRNAVSLTFTINYGFGSGVVTPGTGILLNDEMDDFAAAPGVPNAYGLVGGEANAIAPRKTPLSSMTPTIVTENNRLRMAVGAPGGSTIITTVLQTILNVLEYGMDAGSAVAAPRIHHQWLPDELRIEPFGLDYATIAELCRRGHKIEERSPWGNANAIVVTPDNTLEGAADPRGEGSPRGF, from the coding sequence ATGCCCGTAGCCTGCAAATACAAGCCATTCACGCTTGTCGCGATTTCCCTGTGCTTCATCACACCGGCAAAAGCTGCGATCGCAGCTTTTGTCCAACCACTTCGTACTAAACAAGCAATGGTTGTCTCTGCACATCCGTTAGCCAGCGAAGCAGGATTAGAAATACTACGTCAAGGTGGTAACGCAGTCGATGCAGCCGTCGCGACAACCTTTGCGATTTCTGTCGTTGAACCCTTTTCTGCGGGAATTGGTGGCGGTGGTTTTCTGCTACTGCACCAGCCAGGGAAAGAAATGAGGGCATTAGATTTTCGCGAACGCGCACCATTAAAAGCAACGCGAAATATGTATTTAGACGCGCAAGGCAAAGTACGTCCAAATGCCAGTATAGACGGTTACTTATCTGTCGCCGTTCCAGGAACCGTAGCCGGAATGTACGAAGTGCATCGCCAATACGGAAAACTACCTTGGGCGACATTAATGGCACCAGCGATTCGCTACGCGCGCGATGGTTTTGTGGTATCGCAAAGATATACGAATGCTGCCGAAAGTCGTCAAGCCGCGATCTTAGCCAATCCCGCAGCGCGACAAATTTTTACACGCGACGGTAGAATGTACCAGGCAGGCGAGAAATTAGTACAGCGCGATTTAGCAAAAACATTACAATCAGTCGCCCAGAATCCGCAAAGCTTTTATACCGAAAATATTGCCCGTGCGATCGCATCCGACATGGCAAAAAACGGTGGTTTAATTACCCTCACAGATCTCAAAATCTATCAACCGATTTGGCGTACTCCCGTTTGTGGCAATTTCCGCAACTACCGCGTGTGTTCGATGCCGCCGCCGTCTTCGGGAGGCGTACACTTATTACAGATGCTGAATATCATTGGCAATACCGATTTAAAATCGCTCTTGTGGCGTAATCCTGACGCACTGCATCTGATGGTAGAAGCGATGCGGATTGCGTATGCGGATCGATCCGAACATCTCGGCGATCCTGATTTTGTCAAAGTTCCTGTGCAACAATTGATTAGTCGCGACTATGCTTTGCAAAGACGTCAAGAAATTCGCATGGATAGCGTACGACGTTCGAGTGAAGTCAAACCAGTAGATCGCCAAACGCTACTGCGCTACATTAAAGGCAAAGAATCATCAGATACCAGTCATTTAACCGTCATCGATCCGCAGCGTAACGCCGTGAGTCTCACGTTTACGATTAATTACGGCTTCGGTTCTGGTGTCGTAACGCCAGGAACAGGAATTCTCCTCAACGACGAAATGGACGATTTTGCTGCTGCGCCAGGGGTTCCCAATGCTTACGGGCTTGTTGGTGGAGAGGCAAATGCGATCGCCCCGCGTAAAACTCCCTTGTCGAGTATGACACCCACCATCGTCACCGAAAACAATCGCTTGCGAATGGCAGTCGGCGCACCTGGCGGTAGTACGATCATCACCACAGTCTTGCAAACAATCCTCAACGTTTTAGAATATGGCATGGATGCCGGATCTGCGGTAGCTGCACCGCGAATTCATCACCAATGGCTACCCGATGAATTACGGATCGAACCTTTTGGCTTAGACTATGCCACGATTGCCGAATTGTGCCGTCGCGGACATAAAATTGAAGAGCGATCGCCGTGGGGAAATGCAAATGCGATCGTTGTCACTCCAGATAATACACTAGAAGGTGCTGCCGATCCGCGTGGAGAAGGTTCACCGAGAGGATTTTAA
- a CDS encoding DUF1802 family protein has product MQLNTCHALKEWAVAVAALEQAKTIMLLRKGGIHEQGGRFRVACDQVLLYPTYEHQQPALLKPEYANAVTPVASGWHPETVRISSWAEITDILPVSDPQVVEALLPFHIWNDKFTRDRLKWKSRQPLYILLLRVYTLPQVHHIPYRAEYGGCKSWIDLAQTISLENSQPVLSDAAYSQIAAEVRHKIRHVTQGVSDEF; this is encoded by the coding sequence ATGCAATTAAACACTTGCCATGCACTCAAAGAATGGGCGGTAGCAGTTGCAGCGCTAGAACAAGCAAAAACAATTATGCTGCTACGCAAAGGTGGGATTCACGAACAAGGCGGACGCTTTCGCGTTGCTTGCGACCAAGTTTTGCTGTATCCTACCTACGAGCATCAGCAACCTGCATTGTTAAAACCAGAATACGCTAATGCTGTCACCCCAGTTGCTTCTGGTTGGCATCCGGAAACTGTGCGTATCAGTAGTTGGGCAGAAATTACGGATATTTTACCAGTCAGCGATCCGCAAGTGGTGGAAGCGTTACTGCCATTTCATATCTGGAATGACAAGTTTACTCGCGATCGCCTGAAATGGAAATCGCGTCAGCCACTTTATATTTTGCTGCTACGAGTTTACACTCTTCCCCAAGTGCATCATATTCCTTATCGTGCAGAGTACGGCGGTTGTAAGTCGTGGATTGATTTAGCACAGACAATTTCTCTCGAAAACTCCCAACCCGTTTTATCCGACGCTGCTTATTCTCAAATCGCGGCAGAAGTTCGCCATAAAATTAGGCATGTGACACAGGGGGTAAGTGATGAGTTTTGA
- a CDS encoding nicotinate phosphoribosyltransferase, with product MAPSLDWVSTQELTLTPEDYSLLTDLYQLTMAACYTGEGLEQKWASFELFTRRLPDDFGYLIAMGLAQALEYLENLHFTRTQISALKATKIFTHAPENFWTLLESGRFTGDVWAVPEGTAVFANEPLLRVEAPLWQAQLVETYLLNTLNFQTLVATRAARIRDIAGSSATLLEFGTRRAFSPQSSLWAARAALAAGLDSTSNVLAALQLESQPSGTMAHSLVMAIAAMEGTEDQAFTAFHRYFPGAPLLIDTYDTVAAAQRLSKKVQAGEMQLAGVRLDSGDLVTLSQQVRSLLPGVSIFASGDLDEWEIARLKAQGAEIDGYGLGTRLVTGTPVNGVYKIVEIEGIPVMKQSSGKATYPGRKQIFRSYAANQAIKDCLGLVTETDAQPLLQLVMQQGKRIQPPETLDDIRDRTTRSVASLPDTVRRLDKPTSLPVEISPALQQLTEKTRLAEATVTA from the coding sequence ATGGCACCTTCCCTCGATTGGGTATCAACGCAAGAACTGACGCTAACTCCAGAAGATTATAGTTTGCTGACAGATCTTTATCAGCTGACAATGGCAGCTTGCTATACAGGAGAAGGACTAGAGCAAAAATGGGCAAGTTTTGAACTATTTACCCGCCGCTTACCAGACGATTTTGGCTACTTGATCGCAATGGGATTAGCCCAAGCGTTAGAGTATCTTGAAAATTTGCACTTTACTCGAACGCAGATATCAGCTTTAAAAGCAACAAAAATTTTTACCCACGCTCCAGAAAACTTTTGGACACTGCTAGAATCAGGACGCTTTACCGGAGACGTGTGGGCAGTACCTGAAGGAACCGCAGTTTTTGCGAATGAACCACTTCTACGAGTTGAAGCCCCCTTGTGGCAAGCGCAGCTAGTAGAAACATATTTACTCAATACACTAAATTTCCAAACATTAGTCGCAACCCGCGCCGCACGCATCCGCGATATCGCTGGATCGTCCGCAACACTTTTAGAATTCGGGACGCGACGGGCTTTTAGTCCGCAATCTTCACTTTGGGCAGCACGCGCAGCGCTAGCCGCTGGCTTAGATTCTACCTCGAATGTGTTAGCAGCATTGCAACTTGAAAGTCAACCGAGCGGGACAATGGCGCATTCTTTGGTAATGGCGATCGCTGCGATGGAAGGTACCGAAGACCAAGCTTTTACCGCATTTCACCGTTATTTTCCAGGCGCACCTTTACTCATTGACACCTACGATACCGTAGCAGCAGCGCAACGTTTATCTAAAAAAGTGCAAGCAGGAGAAATGCAACTTGCAGGAGTGCGGTTAGATTCGGGAGACTTAGTAACGCTGTCGCAACAAGTGCGATCGCTTTTGCCAGGAGTCAGTATTTTTGCCAGCGGCGATCTCGATGAGTGGGAAATTGCCCGACTCAAAGCACAAGGGGCAGAAATTGACGGTTATGGCTTGGGAACGCGTTTAGTGACGGGTACGCCCGTCAACGGAGTCTACAAAATTGTAGAAATTGAAGGCATCCCAGTGATGAAACAATCGAGTGGAAAAGCGACGTATCCTGGACGTAAGCAGATTTTTCGGAGTTATGCGGCAAATCAAGCAATCAAAGACTGTTTAGGTTTAGTAACCGAAACTGATGCGCAACCATTATTACAACTTGTGATGCAGCAAGGCAAACGCATACAACCGCCAGAGACATTAGATGACATTCGCGATCGCACAACTCGTTCAGTTGCAAGTTTACCTGATACCGTCCGGCGACTTGATAAACCGACGTCTTTACCTGTAGAAATATCACCCGCGTTGCAGCAGTTAACCGAGAAAACTCGACTAGCTGAAGCAACCGTCACCGCATAG
- a CDS encoding nicotinate-nucleotide adenylyltransferase, producing the protein MLKIALFGTSADPPTAGHQAIISWLSQHYDWVAVWAADNPFKSHASPLEHRAAMLRLLIEDINPPRHNIGLHQELSSHRTLETVNKAKQRWDKDATFTLVIGSDLVHQLQQWYAVEELLQQVQLLVVPRPGYEVAESDLQQLRQLGAKFAIANLTAPDVSSTAYRESGDSEALTPPVEAYIHQQHLYECQHAAKETLPTW; encoded by the coding sequence ATGCTCAAAATTGCGTTATTTGGTACAAGTGCTGATCCTCCTACCGCTGGACATCAAGCGATTATTAGCTGGTTGTCACAACACTACGATTGGGTGGCAGTATGGGCAGCAGATAATCCCTTTAAGTCTCATGCTTCACCGTTAGAACATCGCGCCGCTATGCTGCGGTTACTCATTGAGGATATCAATCCGCCGCGACACAACATCGGTTTACATCAAGAATTGAGCAGTCACCGCACGCTAGAAACAGTCAACAAAGCAAAACAACGCTGGGATAAAGACGCAACGTTTACACTCGTTATTGGTTCGGATTTGGTACACCAGTTACAACAATGGTACGCCGTTGAAGAATTGTTGCAACAAGTACAGTTACTCGTCGTACCGCGACCAGGATATGAAGTAGCAGAAAGTGACTTACAACAGCTAAGACAGTTGGGCGCGAAGTTTGCGATCGCTAACCTAACTGCACCAGATGTGTCCTCAACCGCGTATCGTGAAAGTGGAGATTCTGAAGCTTTAACGCCTCCCGTAGAAGCATATATTCATCAACAGCATTTGTACGAATGCCAACACGCAGCCAAAGAAACATTGCCGACGTGGTAA
- a CDS encoding NUDIX domain-containing protein, giving the protein MPTRSQRNIADVVKPQPLADFKVGVDNAIFSVDTAQNRLLVLLVMRQQPPFLGQWCLPGTLVRQGESLEDAAYRILAEKIRVENLYLEQLYTFGGPERDPREETDKVRYLSVSYFALVRYEDAELIADGVSGIAWYPVKQVPQLAFDHNEILAYGHRRLKNKLEYSPVAFDVLPEVFTLNDLYQLYTTVLGEFSDYSNFRARLLKLGFLCDTGLKVSRGAGRPASLYRFNATAFAPFKDKPLVFI; this is encoded by the coding sequence ATGCCAACACGCAGCCAAAGAAACATTGCCGACGTGGTAAAGCCACAGCCCTTAGCAGATTTCAAGGTTGGGGTAGACAACGCAATTTTTTCAGTTGATACCGCCCAAAATCGGCTTTTAGTCCTACTCGTGATGCGACAACAACCGCCTTTTTTAGGTCAATGGTGTTTACCTGGAACTTTAGTACGCCAGGGCGAATCACTAGAAGATGCCGCATATCGGATTCTGGCAGAGAAAATTCGTGTCGAAAATTTATATTTAGAGCAATTGTATACGTTCGGCGGACCAGAACGCGATCCGCGCGAAGAAACCGACAAAGTGCGCTATCTTTCAGTCAGTTACTTTGCGTTAGTGCGCTACGAAGATGCCGAACTCATCGCCGATGGTGTTAGCGGTATTGCTTGGTATCCTGTAAAACAAGTACCGCAACTCGCGTTTGACCACAACGAAATTTTAGCTTACGGACACCGCCGACTCAAAAATAAACTCGAATACAGCCCTGTGGCGTTTGATGTCTTACCCGAAGTCTTTACACTCAACGATCTCTATCAGCTTTATACAACGGTTTTAGGCGAATTCTCCGATTATTCTAACTTCCGCGCCCGACTCCTCAAGCTCGGTTTTTTGTGCGATACAGGTTTAAAAGTCTCGCGCGGTGCAGGACGTCCCGCCAGTTTATACCGCTTCAATGCTACCGCCTTTGCTCCCTTTAAGGATAAACCTTTAGTATTTATTTAG
- a CDS encoding NAD+ synthase encodes MKIAIAQINPTVGDLAGNAQKILSAAQDAAAQGADLLLTPELSLCGYPPKDLLLDPSFIAAIASNLQQLAQSLPPAIAVLVGYVEQNAQAYISGGKPLFNSVALLSQGKLQQTFHKRLLPTYDVFDENRYFEPGQETRFFTISRPKEITNYRLPISNDSTPLKIGVTICEDLWNDEEFWGKRHYAVSPITDLVEADVDLIVNLSASPYSVTKQQLREAMLSHAASRYRCPILYANQIAANDDLIFDGCSVGFNRQGEMVCRAQAFESDLLVVEFDEQKQDLQPSTIAPMPENDDAEIWQALVLGVKDYTRKCGFRQVVIGLSGGVDSALVAAIATAAVGKENVLGVLMPSPYSSEHSIKDALQLAANLGIQTQTLPIGELMQGYDKTLAPLFADTEFGLAEENIQSRIRGNLLMAISNKFGHLLLSTGNKSEMAVGYCTLYGDMNGGLAAIADVPKTRVYSVCRWLNRDSEVIPENILTKAPSAELKPGQVDQDSLPAYDVLDDILERFICNHESASQIAAAGHDPTVVNRVIKMVVRAEFKRRQAPPGLKVTDRAFGTGWRMPIANKWGSTNTDQNPREQTPLSTSQTSA; translated from the coding sequence ATGAAAATTGCGATCGCTCAAATTAATCCTACTGTTGGTGATTTAGCAGGTAACGCGCAAAAAATCCTCAGCGCCGCCCAAGATGCAGCCGCGCAAGGTGCAGACTTGTTATTAACACCAGAACTTTCGCTATGTGGCTACCCACCGAAAGATTTATTACTCGATCCGAGTTTTATTGCAGCGATCGCCTCAAATCTACAACAACTCGCACAAAGCTTACCACCTGCGATCGCCGTCTTAGTCGGTTATGTCGAACAAAACGCCCAAGCATACATTTCTGGCGGTAAACCTTTATTCAACAGCGTTGCGTTACTCTCTCAAGGCAAACTTCAGCAAACTTTTCACAAACGCCTCCTTCCCACCTACGATGTATTCGACGAAAATCGTTACTTTGAACCTGGGCAAGAAACGCGATTTTTCACAATTTCCAGACCAAAGGAAATAACCAATTACCGATTACCAATTAGCAACGACTCAACCCCCCTCAAAATCGGTGTCACGATCTGCGAAGACTTATGGAACGATGAAGAATTTTGGGGAAAGCGTCACTATGCAGTCAGCCCAATTACGGACTTGGTTGAAGCAGATGTTGACTTAATTGTCAATTTATCGGCGTCTCCATATAGCGTTACCAAACAGCAACTGCGCGAAGCGATGTTGAGTCATGCTGCTAGCCGTTATCGTTGCCCAATATTATATGCCAATCAAATCGCTGCGAATGATGACTTGATTTTTGATGGTTGCAGTGTCGGATTTAACCGCCAGGGTGAAATGGTGTGCCGCGCGCAGGCGTTTGAGTCAGATTTACTCGTTGTCGAATTTGACGAGCAAAAACAAGACTTGCAGCCTAGTACAATTGCTCCTATGCCCGAAAATGACGATGCGGAAATCTGGCAGGCTTTAGTTTTAGGTGTAAAAGATTATACACGTAAATGCGGTTTTCGTCAAGTCGTTATTGGCTTAAGCGGGGGAGTTGATTCGGCATTAGTGGCAGCGATCGCCACCGCAGCCGTTGGCAAAGAAAATGTCCTCGGCGTACTCATGCCCTCGCCATACAGTTCCGAACATTCGATTAAAGATGCCTTGCAACTCGCCGCAAATTTAGGCATCCAAACGCAAACGTTACCTATTGGTGAATTAATGCAAGGCTATGACAAAACGCTTGCACCTTTATTTGCTGACACTGAGTTTGGACTTGCCGAAGAAAATATACAGTCGCGGATTCGCGGTAATTTGTTAATGGCAATTTCTAATAAATTTGGTCATTTACTGCTATCGACAGGTAATAAATCAGAAATGGCAGTTGGTTATTGCACCCTCTACGGTGATATGAATGGTGGTTTAGCCGCGATCGCTGACGTTCCCAAAACCCGCGTTTACTCGGTATGTCGCTGGTTGAATCGAGACTCAGAGGTTATTCCAGAAAACATTTTAACTAAAGCACCCAGCGCCGAATTAAAACCTGGTCAAGTCGATCAAGATTCTCTACCAGCGTATGACGTACTTGATGATATTTTAGAACGCTTTATTTGTAACCACGAATCAGCAAGTCAGATTGCCGCCGCAGGTCACGATCCAACTGTAGTAAATCGTGTGATTAAAATGGTAGTACGTGCTGAATTTAAACGCCGTCAAGCGCCACCAGGATTAAAAGTGACCGATCGCGCGTTTGGTACAGGCTGGCGAATGCCAATTGCCAATAAGTGGGGATCGACAAATACCGATCAGAATCCTCGCGAACAAACTCCGCTTTCTACTTCACAAACCTCAGCCTAA